AAGCCGCCCCTCGATCATCGAGATCAAGGGCGCCGCCCCGATCACCCTGACCCTGCGCTGGACCGAAAACGGTCCGGTCCTGCCCGGCAGCGTCTATGACCTGGAAACCATCACCCCGCCCGGCCATGTGATGTCGCTGGGCTGGACCATGCTTGATGCGCGCGACACCTCGATGTCGGCGGCGCTGGCGCTGATCAATGCTGGAACCGTGCAAGAAGCGATCCGCGCAAGCGAAGCCTATGTCGGCCCCTCGCAGAACCTGACGCTGGCCGACCGCGAGACGGTCGCGCTCAAGATGGTGGGCGCGGTGCCCCGGCGCGATCCCCGCCATCAGAGCCAGGGCCGCCTGCCCGCGCAGGGCTGGCGCGCCGAGAACCGCTGGCAGGGTCGGATGCCCTATGCCTCGAACCCGGAATTCGTCTCGCCGGTGGGCGGGATCCTGGGCAATACCAACAACAAGCTGCTGGAACGGCCCTTTCCCAACCATGTCTCGTTTGTCTGGGGCGACACTCAGCGGGTGACCCGCTGGCAGAAGCTGATGCAATCACGCGAGGTGCATACCCGCGACGGGTTCATCGAGGCGCAGCTGGACCCGGTCAGCCCGGCGGCGCGCACCCTGTTGCCCTTGATCGGCGCCGACCTGTGGTTCACCGGCGAGGCCGCGCCCGAGGGCACGCCCGAGCGCCAGCGCCAGATTGCGCTCTCGCTTCTGGCCGAATGGAACGGCGAGATGAGCGAGCATCTGCCCGAGCCGCTGATCTATGCCGCCTGGGTGCGGGCACTGCAAAAGCGGCTGATCACCGACGAGCTGGGGCCACTGGCCGATGAATACAAACAAGTCGAGCCGCTGTTCATCGAGCGGGTGTTCCGCGATATCGACGGCGCCTCGGTCTGGTGCGACATCCGCCAGAGCGCGCCCCGCGAAACCTGCACCGAGATCGCCCGGCTGGCGCTGGACGATGCGCTGGTCTGGATCGGCGACCGCTATGGCAGCGCGCTGGAAAGCCTGCGCTGGGGTGATGCGCATCAGGCCACCCATGACCATCCGGTGCTGGGCGAGGTGCCGGTGCTGCGCTATTTCGTGAACATCCGGCAATCGACCAGCGGCGGCGACCACACGCTGCAACGCGGGCGCACCTCGGGCGAGGACCCGGATCCGTTCCGCAACGTGCATGGCGCGGGATATCGCGGGGTCTATGATTTCGCCGATCCCGACAGTTCGGTCTTTGTCATCTCGACCGGGCAATCGGGGCATTTCCTGTCACGCTATTACGACGATCAGGCACAGCTGTGGCGGCGCGGCGAATATATCCCGATGTCACTGGATGCGGATCTGGCGCGCGCGGCGGCGGTGGGGGTGACCCGGCTGTTGCCCGCGCCCGAATAAGCGATGCAAAGCTATGCCGCCGACCTGATCGCGTTGGGGCTGTTGTTCCTGACGGGTCTGGCCGCCGATCAGCTGGGCGCGCGCAGCCGGCTGCCCCGGGTGACGCTGCTGTTGATCTGCGGCCTGCTGGCCGGCTCGGCCGGGTTCGACCTGATCCCCGAGAGCCTCGCCGCCCTCTACCCGATCATCTCGGTCATCGCGCTCAGCATGGTGGCGTTCCTGTTGGGAGGCGAGCTGTCGCTGCGCACCCTCAGCGGCCATGGCCGCGCGATCGTGGTGATCTCGGTGATGGTGGTGCTGGTGACGCAGCTGACCGTTTCGGCCGGGCTTGCGATGATCGGCATGCCGCTGGCGGCGGCGTTGATGGTGGGGGCGCTGGCCACCGCCACCGATCCGGCGGCGACGCTGGACGTGATCCGGCAGGGCCGCGCCAGCGGTGACTTTCCGCGCAGGCTCAAGGGGATCGTGGCCATCGACGATGCCTGGGGCGTGCTGCTGTTCGGGCTTGTCGCGGTGCTGGCCGGCGCGGTCGAGGGCAACGGCTCGGCCCACGGCCTGCTGGGCGGCGCGCTGGTCGAGATTGCGGGATCGGTTGCCCTGGGCCTGGCCGTCGGCCTGCCCGGCGCCTCTCTGACCGGGCGCTTGTCAGGGGGCGAGCCGCTCAGGATCGAGGCGCTGGGGCTGGTGTTCCTGACCGCGGGCCTGTCGCTGTGGCTGGATCTTTCCTATCTGATCGCGGGGATGACGGCGGGGGCGGTGATCGTCAACCTCGCCCATCACCACAAACGGGCCTTTCGCGAGATCGAACATATCGAATGGCCCTTCATGATCGTGTTCTTCATCCTGGCCGGGGCCTCGCTGGACCTCTCGGCGCTTTGGGCGGTGGGGCCGCTGCTGATGGGCTATGTGGCGTTGCGGGTGCTGGGCCGGGTGCTGGGCGGCTGGGCCGGGGCGGCATTGGCCGCAACCGCGCGGGGCGAACGCCCGTGGTACGGCCCGGCCCTGCTGCCCCAGGCCGGTGTCGCCATCGGCATGGCGCTGATCGCGGGTGATCTGTTTCCCCAATATGCCGACATGATCACCGCGCTGGCCATCGGTGCCACCGTTGTGTTCGAACTGGCCGGACCGCTGGCCGCCGCCTATGCGCTGCGCCGCGTCCGCGACAGCCGGGATCAGAGCGCCGCGTAACGCGCCGCCTGCCGAGGTGTCCACAGCACGGTCAGTCGGAACCCGTCATCACTTTGTTCCTCGGCCTGGACCACATCCTGCGCAAACAGCCAGGCGCGTCGCTTGCCATCGGCAAAGCCCAGCGTCAGCACCGCCTCGCTGCGGGTCTCGGCCAGCGCCTCGGCAATGGCTGTCAACAGCGACTCCAGCCCCTCGCCCGTCACGGCCGAGACCGCAAATAGCGAAGGATCGCGCGCGGTCCGCTCGCGCAGGGCCGCGCGCTTGTCGGGGTCGAGCAGGTCGACCTTGTTCCAGACCTCGAATTTCGGCCGTCCCTCGTCCACCCCCAGCGAGGCCAGGATGGTCTCGACATCGCGGGCCTGCTCCTCGGTCGCGGCATGGTGGATATCGCGCACATGCACGATCAGATCGGCGGCCAGCACCTCTTCGAGCGTGGCGCGGAAGGCGGCCACCAGCTCGGTAGGCAGATCCGAGATGAAGCCCACCGTATCGCTCAGGATCACCTCGGGCCCGTCGGGCAGCACCACCCGCCGCATGGTCGGGTCGAGCGTGGCGAACAGCATGTCCTTGGCCATCACCTCGGCGCCGGTCAGCCGGTTGAACAGGGTCGATTTGCCCGCGTTGGTATAACCCACCAGCGCCACGATCGGATAGGGCACCTTGGCGCGTGCCTTGCGGTGCAGCTCGCGGGTCTTGACCACCTTGTCGAGCTGGCGCTTGAGCCGCACCAGTTGTTCGTCGATGGCGCGCCGGTCGGCCTCGATCTGGGTTTCCCCCGGACCGCCCACAAAGCCCAGACCGCCCCGCTGACGCTCCAGGTGGGTCCAGGCGCGCACCAGCCGCGTCCGCTGATAGCTGAGCGCGGCCATCTCGACCTGCAACACGCCTTCGCGGGTGCGGGCGCGGTCGCTGAAGATTTCCAGGATCAGGCCGGTCCGGTCGAGTATCTTGACCTTCCACGCCTTTTCCAGATTGCGCTGCTGCACCGGGGACAGCGGCCCGTCGATCAGGACCAGCTCGACCTCGTTGTCGTGAAACAGGGTGGCCAGTTCCTCGACCTTGCCCGAGCCGAACAGATGGCCGGGATGCGGTTTGGGCAGGCGCACGATGCCCGACCCGACCACGTCAAGATCCGGCAGGGCCGCGGCCAGTGCCACGGCCTCTTCCAGCGCCGGAACCGGGTCGCGGCGATCAAGGTCGGATTTGAGTTCGGGGTGCAGCACCCAGGCCCGGGTGCGCGCCCGATCATGTTCCATCAATTGGCGTCTTCGCCCTCATACAGGCTGATCGGCTGGGCAGGCATGATGGTCGAGATCGCGTGTTTATAGACCAGCTGCGACTGTCCGTCGCGGCGCAGCAGCACACAGAAGTTGTCGAACCAGGTGATCACACCCTGCAATTTCACACCGTTGATCAGGAAAATCGTGACCGGAACCTTGGTCTTTCTGACGTGATTCAGGAATGCGTCCTGCAGATTTTGTCTGTCCGAAGCCATTTTTGTTCAATCTCGCCTTTGTTCTTGCAACGCACCGCGGACCAGCGCGCTCCCTCAGGCGGAGTATGTCGCGCGAATTTGGGATATGCCAGTCGAAAAAATACGTAACCCCTGAAAGCCGCTATCGGGCGTCAGGCTCAATTCCGCCACAGCGCGGGGGTGATCAGCGCGATAAAGGCCAGCGTTTCCAGCCGCCCGATGATCATGGCACCGCTGAGGATCAGCTTGGCCGCCGCAGGCATCTCGATCAGGCGGATCGGCTCCTGGGCGCCGATCTCGATCAGCGGGCCGGTGGTGCTGAGCGTGGCGATGCTGAGAACCATGGCGGTTTCGAAATCCGACCCCGCCGCCGCCAGCGCCAGCGCGATCGCCGCCAGCGAAATGGCGAACAGCATGAAGAACACCCAGGCGATGAACGCCCCTCCGCGTTGGATGCGGCGATTGCGCCCGGTGGCGGAACTGACCGACGAGGGGTGCACCAGCCGCTGCAACTCGCGCGTGCCATTCAGGTAGAGCGCATAGACCCGCAACAGCTTGACCCCGCCGGCGGTGGTGGCAACGCCGCCGCCGATCACCGACAGGCCCAGCAGGATCATGCCCGGTGTGCCCAATCCGGACCATTGCCGCGCCTCGGCCCAGTCGGTCGATTCAAACCCGGTGGTGCTCAGAAACGACATCACCGTGAACAGGCTGCCCCACAGTGCCCTGAGCGCCAGCGTCAGGTTCTCGCCCGAGGCGATGTCGATCGCGCCCGACCAGTGGCGCAGGAACAACAGCGCCGGAACCCCCAGCAGGATCAGCAGGCCGATGCGAAACTCGGGGTCCTGATCCAGCCGGGCATGACCGCGCATGGCGGTATCGGACGAGAAGGTAAGCCGAGACAGCGCGAAGAACATGAACAGGAACAGGATCGCCTCGCCGGTCAGGCCCGAGGCGCCGCCCGACAGCCCGCCCACCGGCGAAATGCCCGAGGTCGCCATGACCGACATCGCATGGCAGATCGCCACCAGCCCGGAATCGCCCGCCGCCAGCAGCAGGATCGCCACCACCAGCGTCAGCCCGGCATAGACCGGTGCCAGCGTTGCCGCGACGCGCAGCAGCCGGCCGCGGGGATCGACGCTTTCGCCCTGCCCCACCAGCACCCGGCCCGGCTGTCCCTGGGCCGTCACCTCGAACCCGCCCAGCGACAAGGGGGCCAGGATGGCCGAGGCCGCGATCCACATCACCAGCCCGCCCAGCCAGCCCACCTGCGCCCGCCACAGATGCAGCGGCGCGCTCAGCCGTCCGGGATCGGGGAACATCTCGGCCCCGGTGGTGGTGATGGCACTGACCATCTCGAAATAGGCGTTGAGGAAACTGGTGGTCTTGAGCGCATCGTGAAACGGCACCGCCAGAAACAGCGGCAGCACCGCGAAGGTCGACAACAAAACCGCCAACTGCCCCAGCAACCCATGACGCGAGGGTCGACCGGCGCGCGCCAGCGAGATTGTGGTGACCACCACCAGCCCCAGAATACCGGCATAGAAGAACGAACGCGACGTAGGATGATCGTTCAATGTCAGCGCATAGACCGCCGGCACCCACATCATCAGCGAGAACAGGCCCCAGATCAGCAGCGCCAGCGGCAGTTGCCGCAACAGGCCGGTTTCAGATGTCTGCCTGCGCCGCACCATCAGAAGAAGTCGATCGAGACCTGCATCAGCCTTTCGACCTCGGGCACGTCGTCGGCCATTGCAAATATGGCGATCACATCGCCCTCTTCGATGCGCAGCTCTCCGGTCGGGCGCAGCACCTTGTCGCCCTTGCGCACCGCGCCGACCAGCACCCCCTCGGGAAAGTCGATGTCGCGCAGGCGCTGGCCTGCCATGGGCGAGGTCGACAGCACCTCGGCCTCGATCACCTCGGCTTCGGCATCGCCGATGGAATAGACCTGGCGCACCCGCCCGTGCCGGATATGGCGCAGGATCGAGCTGACGGTGGTGGCGCGCGGGTTGATATAGGCGTCGATCCCCAACGGCGGCATCAGCGCCACCAGCGTCGGGTCGTTGATCAGGGCGATGGCCAGCCGACAGCCCTCGGCCTTGGCGCGCACGGCGGCCAGCATATTGGTTCGATCATCATCGGTCACCGCCAGCATCGCATCGGCGCGCGCGATCCCGGCCTCGGCCAGCAGGCCCGCATCCATACCGTCGCCATGCAGCACGATGGTGCGTTCCAGCGCCTCGGCGGCGCGTTCGGCATTGCCCCGGTCCCGTTCGATCACCTTGGCATGAATGCGGGTCTTGTGCTCTTCCAGCGCGCGAGCCACCTCCAGGCCGACGTTGCCGCCGCCTACGATCACCACACGATCCTGTTTTTTATGTGTTTTGCCAAACACTTCCATCGTTCTGCTCACGTCATCGACATGGCAGAAGACATAGCATTCATCGCCTGCAAAGATCTGGTCGCCCGGTTCCGGGGCAAACAGCGTCCCCTCGCGCCGGATCCCGACAACGATGGCGCGCAGGGTGGAAAACAGGTCGGTCAGCTGGCGCAGCGGCGTATTGATGACCGGGCTTGCCTCGTCCACCGACAGGCCCACCAGCTGCGCCTGCCCATCCATGAAGGTTTCGGTGTCAAAGGCCGAGGGCGCCGACAGCCGGCGCATGGCGGCGGCGGCCACTTCGCGCTCGGGGCTGATCACCACGTCGATGGGCAGATGCTCGCGCCGGTACAGGTCGGAATAGATGGCATTGAGATAGGATTTCGAGCGCAGCCGCGCGATCTTGCGCTGGATACCGAAGACCGAATGGGCCACCTGACAGGTGACCATATTGACCTCGTCCGAATATGTGGCGGCGATGATCATGTCCGCATCGCGCGCACCTGCCTTCTCCAGAACGTCAGGGTAAGAGGCGAAGCCGGCAATGCCCTGCACGTCCAGCGTCTCGGTGGCGCGGCGCACCAGATCGGGATTGTTGTCCACCACGGTCACGTCGTTCAACTCGCCCGACAGATGCCGCGCGATCTGCCAACCGACCTGCCCGGCCCCACAGATGATGACCTTCATTCCCTGGCCCCTTTTGCCTGAGGGTTTTTGAATGACAGAAGGCCGGGACAGGGTCAATTCAATTGTCAGGCCCCGGTTTCGGTGGCACTCTTGGCGCTATGAGAGTGCTGATCCCGACCCTTGCCGCCACAGTGATTCTAACGGGTTGCGGCCCGCTGTCGATCTATTACCGCGAGGGCGTCAGCGTCACGCGGCAGCAATCGGATACGCTCGATTGCGAGGTCAAGGCGCTGCGCGATGCGCCGGTGGCCAACAAGGTGCAGCAAAGCCCGCCGATCTTCTATCCCGGGCGCACCGTCTGCAACGCCGCCGGGCAGTGTTATACCACGCCGGGCAGCTGGGCGCCCGGCAGTGTCTATACCGTCGACGTCAATTCCGGCCTGCGCGCCCGGGTCGAGCAGCAATGCATGGCGGCCAAGGGCTATGCCCCGGTCGAGCTGCCCCGTTGCCGCGAGGCGGTGGCCGCCCAGGTACAGCCGGTGCGCGGTGCCAAACTGCCAGCGCTGGGGCCGACCTCTTGTGTGGTGACCTATCAGGATGGCTCGTTCCAGGTGGTCACGCCCCGGCCCGCAGGCTAGGGGCGCAACGCCTTCTTACTCGACCGTCTCGATCTCTTCGTCCATATGCGCCACCCGGGCACCTGACTTGCTCGAGGTGACCACGCCCAGCGATTTCAGCTTGCGGTGCAGCGCGCTGCGCTCCATCCCGACAAAGCTGGCGGTGCGGCTGATATTGCCGCCGAACCGGTTGATCTGGGTCAGCAGGTATTCGCGTTCGAACGCCTCGCGCGCCTCGCGCAGCGGCAGGGTCGCCAGCGCACCCGACAGCACCACCCGTCCCTCTTCGGCGGCCTTGTCCTCGTCGCTGGGCAATTCACGCGCCTCGATG
The window above is part of the Ruegeria pomeroyi DSS-3 genome. Proteins encoded here:
- a CDS encoding penicillin acylase family protein, with product MGLLFRWLLRLAAGLIALAVAAVALVYYLASQSLPDYDQTQEVAGLTAPVEIVRDTHNVPHIFGASDPDVFFGLGYAHAQDRLWQMTMLRRTVQGRLSEVFGPRTVAIDRLLRRLDLARLAQQSVSAQDAYTTAALKAYAAGVNARLAEINDEALGRGAPEMFLFNAPVAPWQPADSLAIIKLMGLQLSGHLEEEVLRARTSLMLGDPARLVDILPDAPGTGTAALPEYAQLFPGLPRYAAGRDTPHDPLMPLPRRGLAGASNAWAAAPSRSASGGTLLANDPHLGFAAPSTWYLARLELANGGVIGGTIPGMPAVLLGRSERLGWGLTSSYMDDQDLFVERLNPDNPEEYLTPDGYKTFESRPSIIEIKGAAPITLTLRWTENGPVLPGSVYDLETITPPGHVMSLGWTMLDARDTSMSAALALINAGTVQEAIRASEAYVGPSQNLTLADRETVALKMVGAVPRRDPRHQSQGRLPAQGWRAENRWQGRMPYASNPEFVSPVGGILGNTNNKLLERPFPNHVSFVWGDTQRVTRWQKLMQSREVHTRDGFIEAQLDPVSPAARTLLPLIGADLWFTGEAAPEGTPERQRQIALSLLAEWNGEMSEHLPEPLIYAAWVRALQKRLITDELGPLADEYKQVEPLFIERVFRDIDGASVWCDIRQSAPRETCTEIARLALDDALVWIGDRYGSALESLRWGDAHQATHDHPVLGEVPVLRYFVNIRQSTSGGDHTLQRGRTSGEDPDPFRNVHGAGYRGVYDFADPDSSVFVISTGQSGHFLSRYYDDQAQLWRRGEYIPMSLDADLARAAAVGVTRLLPAPE
- the hflX gene encoding GTPase HflX, producing the protein MEHDRARTRAWVLHPELKSDLDRRDPVPALEEAVALAAALPDLDVVGSGIVRLPKPHPGHLFGSGKVEELATLFHDNEVELVLIDGPLSPVQQRNLEKAWKVKILDRTGLILEIFSDRARTREGVLQVEMAALSYQRTRLVRAWTHLERQRGGLGFVGGPGETQIEADRRAIDEQLVRLKRQLDKVVKTRELHRKARAKVPYPIVALVGYTNAGKSTLFNRLTGAEVMAKDMLFATLDPTMRRVVLPDGPEVILSDTVGFISDLPTELVAAFRATLEEVLAADLIVHVRDIHHAATEEQARDVETILASLGVDEGRPKFEVWNKVDLLDPDKRAALRERTARDPSLFAVSAVTGEGLESLLTAIAEALAETRSEAVLTLGFADGKRRAWLFAQDVVQAEEQSDDGFRLTVLWTPRQAARYAAL
- the trkA gene encoding Trk system potassium transporter TrkA translates to MKVIICGAGQVGWQIARHLSGELNDVTVVDNNPDLVRRATETLDVQGIAGFASYPDVLEKAGARDADMIIAATYSDEVNMVTCQVAHSVFGIQRKIARLRSKSYLNAIYSDLYRREHLPIDVVISPEREVAAAAMRRLSAPSAFDTETFMDGQAQLVGLSVDEASPVINTPLRQLTDLFSTLRAIVVGIRREGTLFAPEPGDQIFAGDECYVFCHVDDVSRTMEVFGKTHKKQDRVVIVGGGNVGLEVARALEEHKTRIHAKVIERDRGNAERAAEALERTIVLHGDGMDAGLLAEAGIARADAMLAVTDDDRTNMLAAVRAKAEGCRLAIALINDPTLVALMPPLGIDAYINPRATTVSSILRHIRHGRVRQVYSIGDAEAEVIEAEVLSTSPMAGQRLRDIDFPEGVLVGAVRKGDKVLRPTGELRIEEGDVIAIFAMADDVPEVERLMQVSIDFF
- a CDS encoding cation:proton antiporter, encoding MQSYAADLIALGLLFLTGLAADQLGARSRLPRVTLLLICGLLAGSAGFDLIPESLAALYPIISVIALSMVAFLLGGELSLRTLSGHGRAIVVISVMVVLVTQLTVSAGLAMIGMPLAAALMVGALATATDPAATLDVIRQGRASGDFPRRLKGIVAIDDAWGVLLFGLVAVLAGAVEGNGSAHGLLGGALVEIAGSVALGLAVGLPGASLTGRLSGGEPLRIEALGLVFLTAGLSLWLDLSYLIAGMTAGAVIVNLAHHHKRAFREIEHIEWPFMIVFFILAGASLDLSALWAVGPLLMGYVALRVLGRVLGGWAGAALAATARGERPWYGPALLPQAGVAIGMALIAGDLFPQYADMITALAIGATVVFELAGPLAAAYALRRVRDSRDQSAA
- a CDS encoding TrkH family potassium uptake protein — encoded protein: MVRRRQTSETGLLRQLPLALLIWGLFSLMMWVPAVYALTLNDHPTSRSFFYAGILGLVVVTTISLARAGRPSRHGLLGQLAVLLSTFAVLPLFLAVPFHDALKTTSFLNAYFEMVSAITTTGAEMFPDPGRLSAPLHLWRAQVGWLGGLVMWIAASAILAPLSLGGFEVTAQGQPGRVLVGQGESVDPRGRLLRVAATLAPVYAGLTLVVAILLLAAGDSGLVAICHAMSVMATSGISPVGGLSGGASGLTGEAILFLFMFFALSRLTFSSDTAMRGHARLDQDPEFRIGLLILLGVPALLFLRHWSGAIDIASGENLTLALRALWGSLFTVMSFLSTTGFESTDWAEARQWSGLGTPGMILLGLSVIGGGVATTAGGVKLLRVYALYLNGTRELQRLVHPSSVSSATGRNRRIQRGGAFIAWVFFMLFAISLAAIALALAAAGSDFETAMVLSIATLSTTGPLIEIGAQEPIRLIEMPAAAKLILSGAMIIGRLETLAFIALITPALWRN
- the hfq gene encoding RNA chaperone Hfq, with translation MASDRQNLQDAFLNHVRKTKVPVTIFLINGVKLQGVITWFDNFCVLLRRDGQSQLVYKHAISTIMPAQPISLYEGEDAN